Proteins found in one bacterium genomic segment:
- a CDS encoding HNH endonuclease, with protein sequence MSLKPPKYVKTVRDLIYWYYAELIARAAGFKDNYGFVVSRWKKLKSGQMKWSSTIRDHQKEWEKGKVCVYCGSQKNLTLDHIIPVSRAGVDPRIKALLESTDNIVWACKKCNSSKRDKDVFEWYGKEGIDKIPKLVLSKFLKLVYKIHETQGTLDLEDPNMDGVLDIYDLGVVITDLLRRITKTKKRQNS encoded by the coding sequence ATGTCGCTCAAACCACCAAAGTATGTTAAAACAGTTCGTGACCTTATCTACTGGTATTATGCTGAACTTATAGCACGAGCAGCGGGTTTTAAGGACAATTACGGTTTCGTTGTCTCGCGGTGGAAGAAACTTAAATCAGGTCAGATGAAATGGTCGTCAACAATTCGTGATCATCAAAAGGAATGGGAGAAAGGCAAAGTCTGCGTTTACTGTGGCTCGCAAAAGAACCTCACACTTGACCACATTATTCCTGTATCGCGAGCTGGCGTCGACCCGAGGATAAAAGCTCTTCTCGAATCCACCGACAATATTGTCTGGGCGTGTAAGAAGTGCAATTCAAGCAAGCGTGACAAGGATGTATTCGAATGGTACGGCAAAGAAGGCATCGACAAAATACCGAAGCTCGTTCTATCTAAATTCCTGAAGCTCGTTTACAAAATTCACGAAACGCAGGGCACACTTGACCTTGAAGACCCAAACATGGACGGAGTTCTGGACATTTACGACCTCGGAGTCGTAATAACCGACCTACTGCGGAGAATCACGAAAACCAAAAAGCGGCAGAATAGTTAA
- a CDS encoding HDIG domain-containing protein — protein MERIWNEIPQIELIENQELRQKVKKCFEEALKRSSFDEEQALNIPFTLLIPNCPVTLLQHTATVTDIAIASAKAMIKQYPELKINMDYLIAGAILHDVGKLLEYEYKGGEYKKSDFGKFVRHPISGAALALELGLPKEVAHIIATHSHEGDRGYRSPEAVIVNKADFIAFDTLRSFLGLTK, from the coding sequence ATGGAAAGGATTTGGAATGAGATTCCGCAGATTGAGCTTATAGAGAACCAAGAGTTGCGCCAGAAAGTTAAGAAATGCTTTGAGGAAGCACTGAAACGAAGTTCCTTTGACGAGGAACAGGCACTAAATATACCATTCACGCTTTTAATACCCAACTGCCCAGTAACACTACTGCAACACACTGCAACAGTTACTGATATAGCAATAGCATCCGCAAAAGCAATGATTAAGCAATACCCTGAACTAAAGATAAACATGGACTATCTTATTGCGGGCGCCATTCTTCACGATGTAGGAAAACTTCTCGAATATGAATACAAAGGAGGCGAATACAAAAAAAGCGATTTTGGCAAATTTGTTCGTCATCCTATAAGCGGGGCAGCCTTAGCGCTTGAGCTTGGTCTTCCTAAGGAAGTTGCTCACATAATAGCGACACACTCGCACGAAGGCGACCGTGGCTACCGTTCACCTGAAGCTGTTATAGTAAACAAAGCTGACTTCATAGCTTTTGACACTCTTAGAAGTTTTCTTGGATTAACAAAATGA
- the tsaE gene encoding tRNA (adenosine(37)-N6)-threonylcarbamoyltransferase complex ATPase subunit type 1 TsaE — protein sequence MKIITKSASETIELGKNIAKQLESGDTILLFGELGSGKTTIIKGICEGLGIKMVKSPSFVIINIYNGLHTIYHIDLYRVDNLDLATASEIAEYIFDEDAIKTVEWADRLPSELVPPDSKYIYIEFLSENERKITLKGLQ from the coding sequence ATGAAAATTATAACAAAAAGTGCTTCCGAAACGATAGAACTTGGCAAGAATATAGCAAAACAGCTTGAGTCGGGTGACACAATTCTTTTGTTTGGTGAGCTTGGAAGCGGCAAAACCACAATAATAAAAGGAATATGCGAAGGCTTGGGAATTAAGATGGTTAAAAGTCCGTCATTTGTTATTATCAACATATATAACGGTTTGCATACTATATACCACATTGATTTATACAGAGTTGATAATCTTGATTTAGCCACTGCCTCCGAAATTGCAGAATATATTTTTGATGAGGATGCTATAAAAACCGTAGAATGGGCAGATAGACTTCCTTCAGAGTTAGTTCCGCCTGATTCTAAATATATATATATTGAATTTCTTTCGGAAAACGAACGAAAAATCACATTGAAAGGATTACAATGA
- a CDS encoding Rne/Rng family ribonuclease: MNWIVVNVQLHERRVAILEDGKLVELLLERSDQRRIVGNIYKGVVENIVPGLQAAFVEIGLPKRAFLHVSDISRFNPFSDSETEEGNEEFVQPTLKRNGTLIQNILKRGQEILVQIVRDPIGTKGPRCTTQLTLAGRYIVLIPGAKHIGISRRINDRAERARLRRAISALKPRDCGVIVRTIAKGRSAEVLKQDLEQLMAAWEKVKQRAIAMPPGSLIYRDAGMIPALIRDQFSPDIEKFIIDSKDEYIKVVKYVKQVAPELVDRIELYKGKEPIFDHYGIEPQIDAMMKREVRLPSGGQIVIDQTEALVAIDVNTGKFVGKKHYEDTLLKVNLEAAEEIARQLRLRDLGGLIVIDFIDMESPENISKVEKAFKLAMKRDRAHKKILPMNEFCMLILTRERVQQSIISRLTEICPTCEGVGRIYSPSTMVANIERWLMRAKGKVRKKLLILVHPLVAEELLSNGRLNDFKDQYGFSLTVFADETVEPNKYRIFDAESGDEVTETV; this comes from the coding sequence ATGAACTGGATAGTAGTTAATGTTCAGCTTCACGAGAGAAGGGTTGCGATACTTGAGGATGGGAAATTGGTCGAGCTTCTTCTGGAACGCTCCGACCAGCGACGCATAGTAGGTAATATATATAAAGGTGTGGTCGAAAATATTGTTCCGGGTTTGCAGGCTGCATTCGTCGAAATAGGACTTCCGAAACGAGCATTCCTTCATGTCAGCGACATTTCGCGATTCAACCCGTTTAGTGACTCAGAAACTGAGGAGGGTAACGAAGAATTTGTTCAGCCCACACTAAAGCGAAACGGGACCTTAATTCAGAACATATTGAAACGAGGCCAAGAGATACTGGTTCAGATAGTTCGCGACCCTATAGGCACCAAGGGTCCACGATGCACGACGCAATTAACCCTCGCTGGACGATATATAGTTCTTATACCTGGCGCAAAGCATATAGGTATTTCACGACGCATCAACGACAGAGCCGAACGCGCAAGACTTAGAAGAGCCATTTCTGCGCTCAAACCACGCGACTGTGGAGTTATAGTTCGCACTATTGCCAAAGGCAGATCGGCGGAAGTTCTCAAACAAGACCTTGAGCAACTTATGGCAGCTTGGGAAAAAGTCAAACAGCGAGCTATAGCCATGCCGCCTGGTTCTCTTATATATCGAGATGCGGGGATGATACCAGCACTTATAAGGGATCAATTTTCACCAGATATAGAAAAATTTATTATTGACTCCAAAGATGAATATATAAAAGTTGTCAAATATGTTAAGCAAGTTGCACCCGAACTTGTGGACAGAATAGAATTGTATAAGGGAAAGGAACCTATATTCGACCATTACGGGATTGAGCCGCAGATAGACGCCATGATGAAACGCGAAGTTAGACTTCCCAGTGGAGGACAAATAGTTATAGATCAGACTGAGGCTCTTGTTGCCATTGATGTTAACACGGGAAAATTTGTAGGAAAAAAGCATTACGAGGATACATTGCTTAAAGTTAACCTTGAGGCGGCAGAGGAAATAGCACGCCAACTTCGTCTACGCGATCTTGGTGGATTGATAGTTATAGATTTTATTGACATGGAGAGTCCTGAAAATATATCAAAGGTGGAAAAAGCTTTCAAGCTTGCTATGAAAAGAGATCGAGCGCACAAAAAAATTCTGCCTATGAACGAATTTTGTATGCTTATATTAACACGAGAAAGGGTGCAACAATCGATAATATCAAGACTTACAGAAATATGCCCTACCTGTGAAGGCGTTGGAAGAATATACTCGCCAAGCACCATGGTTGCAAACATTGAACGCTGGCTAATGAGGGCAAAGGGCAAGGTGAGAAAGAAACTTTTGATATTGGTCCATCCATTGGTGGCAGAGGAATTGCTTTCAAATGGTAGACTAAACGACTTTAAGGACCAATATGGATTTTCCCTTACAGTTTTTGCGGACGAAACAGTTGAGCCCAACAAGTATAGAATATTTGATGCTGAAAGTGGTGATGAGGTAACCGAAACGGTATAA
- a CDS encoding aspartate-semialdehyde dehydrogenase produces the protein MTRKNLKIAVIGATGLVGQVLIKELEKGGFNFEVDDIIPYASGLSEGKFINFRGERIGINSLKSENIENVDIAFFCADEEVSKQFAKKFIDKGVVVIDNSSAFRLDAGIPLVVPEVNADDIGDAMLIANPNCSTIQLVVALSPLMRFGIKRVFVTTYQAISGAGRDALSSFIEEWEDMWDWIENKSLVELVSEHPYADFVPPAHFSNVVPQIGNVVQGDLYKEEYKIIHETRKILNMPDLNIHVTAVRVPVINAHSESVFVELGTEPSLEDVKDTLSRSEGIEIIEPYPTPVAISGKRKVYIGRIRQELDEPNIYHLFVVADNLRKGAATNALQIAGIIAERF, from the coding sequence ATGACAAGAAAAAATTTAAAAATTGCTGTGATAGGCGCAACAGGACTTGTAGGACAAGTACTAATTAAAGAATTGGAGAAGGGTGGTTTTAATTTTGAGGTTGATGATATAATTCCTTATGCCTCGGGTTTGTCTGAAGGTAAATTCATAAATTTTAGAGGCGAGAGGATTGGCATTAATTCTTTAAAAAGCGAGAATATAGAAAATGTGGATATAGCTTTTTTCTGTGCTGATGAAGAGGTATCAAAACAATTTGCGAAAAAATTTATTGATAAAGGAGTTGTGGTTATAGACAACTCATCGGCATTTAGGCTCGATGCGGGAATTCCTCTTGTAGTTCCTGAGGTGAATGCTGATGATATAGGAGATGCAATGCTTATAGCAAACCCAAATTGCTCCACCATTCAGCTTGTGGTTGCGCTCTCACCACTTATGAGGTTTGGCATCAAAAGAGTATTTGTGACAACATATCAGGCGATATCGGGTGCTGGGAGGGATGCACTGTCAAGTTTTATAGAGGAATGGGAAGATATGTGGGATTGGATAGAAAATAAGTCGCTGGTTGAGCTGGTTTCAGAGCATCCATATGCTGATTTCGTGCCACCTGCACACTTTTCGAATGTGGTTCCGCAAATAGGCAATGTAGTCCAAGGTGATTTGTATAAGGAAGAATATAAAATTATTCACGAAACGAGGAAAATTCTTAATATGCCTGATTTGAATATACATGTTACGGCTGTTCGCGTGCCAGTTATAAATGCCCACAGTGAATCAGTATTTGTGGAGCTCGGAACCGAACCAAGTTTGGAGGATGTAAAAGATACTTTATCGCGCTCAGAGGGGATTGAAATTATCGAACCATATCCTACTCCAGTAGCCATAAGTGGAAAGAGAAAAGTTTATATAGGAAGAATTCGGCAAGAACTTGATGAACCAAATATATATCATTTATTTGTAGTAGCCGACAATTTGCGAAAAGGAGCAGCCACTAATGCTCTCCAAATAGCCGGGATAATCGCAGAAAGGTTTTGA